The Gopherus flavomarginatus isolate rGopFla2 chromosome 25, rGopFla2.mat.asm, whole genome shotgun sequence genome has a segment encoding these proteins:
- the G6PC3 gene encoding glucose-6-phosphatase 3 isoform X3, which yields MQAGDGFKVVPEATASAALQLLCPVVGPGPSNALPCPFSLAAMDALYSRGVLFAEMLQTGPPWLERFWLSMTFLADPKCIFVVFFPLAYFLDRKVGVAVLWIGLVSEWLNVVAKWLLFGERPFWWVYESGFSSTEKVLLRQFPVSCETGPGSPSGHCMITGAALWPIVTALTALASRHSTSRLVKLTPFLAYFLLLLAVGLSRIFILAHFPHQVLGGIVAGAALGWMLEACVPAERKLSFYLATSLALLLSAIGLYWSMVALGVDIDWSIHLATKWCLKPEWIHIETRPFSSLCRDTASVVGLGLATHSSFYAQLRHERPGWKQQAVGAGLALAALQGLNDVVQPENIVLWYGLNFLKYASFPWVVVALVPWLVRLLPLTQSRPHSK from the exons ATGCAAGCTGGGGATGGGTTTAAAGTTGTGCCCGAAGCCACAGCAAGTGCAGCCTTGCAGCTCCTGTGCCCGGTCGTGGGTCCAGGCCCTTCTAACGCTCTCCCCTGTCCTTTCAGCCTGGCCGCCATGGACGCCTTGTACAGCCGCGGAGTCCTGTTTGCCGAGATGCTGCAGACCGGGCCGCCCTGGCTGGAGCGGTTCTGGCTTTCGATGACCTTCCTGGCCGATCCCAAATGTATCTTCGTCGTCTTCTTCCCCCTGGCTTATTTTCTGGACCGGAAGGTTGGGGTGGCAGTGCTGTGGATCGGTTTAGTCTCCGAGTGGCTCAATGTAGTGGCTAAATG GCTCTTGTTTGGTGAACGGCCATTCTGGTGGGTCTATGAATCTGGATTCTCCAGCACGGAAAAAGTCCTGCTTCGCCAGTTCCCTGTCTCCTGTGAAACAGGGCCAG GTAGCCCCTCTGGCCATTGCATGATCACAGGGGCAGCCTTGTGGCCTATCGTCACTGCTCTCACGGCGTTGGCATCCCGACACTCCACTAG CCGGCTGGTGAAGCTAACCCCCTTCCTGGCCTACTTtctcctcctgctggctgtggggctctCGCGCATCTTCATCCTGGCGCACTTCCCCCACCAGGTGCTGGGTGGCATTGTGGCTG GAGCCGCCTTAGGCTGGATGCTGGAGGCCTGCGTCCCAGCAGAGAGGAAGCTGAGTTTCTACCTTGCCACTTCGCTGGCCCTGCTGCTGAGTGCCATTGGGCTGTACTGGAGCATGGTCGCTCTTGGCGTGGACATCGACTG GTCAATTCACCTGGCCACTAAGTGGTGCCTGAAGCCGGAGTGGATCCACATAGAGACGAGGCCCTTCTCGTCGCTGTGCCGAGACACAGCCTCTGTCGTGGGCCTGGGCCTGGCCACCCACTCCTCCTTCTATGCCCAGCTGAGGCACGAGAGACCCGGCTGGAAGCAGCAAGCCGTGGGCGCTGGCCTGGCCCTCGCTGCCCTTCAGGGCCTGAACGATGTGGTGCAGCCGGAGAACATCGTCCTGTGGTACGGCCTGAACTTTCTGAAATACGCCAGCTTCCCGTGGGTGGTGGTGGCGCTTGTTCCGTGGCTGGTCCGGTTGCTCCCTCTCACGCAGAGCCGGCCACACTCCAAGTAG
- the G6PC3 gene encoding glucose-6-phosphatase 3 isoform X1: MQAGDGFKVVPEATASAALQLLCPVVGPGPSNALPCPFSLAAMDALYSRGVLFAEMLQTGPPWLERFWLSMTFLADPKCIFVVFFPLAYFLDRKVGVAVLWIGLVSEWLNVVAKWLLFGERPFWWVYESGFSSTEKVLLRQFPVSCETGPGSPSGHCMITGAALWPIVTALTALASRHSTSRLVKLTPFLAYFLLLLAVGLSRIFILAHFPHQVLGGIVAGAALGWMLEACVPAERKLSFYLATSLALLLSAIGLYWSMVALGVDIDWSPHPSSGCHTADSTVIPAERQNCPRENVPRDRDNTHTLGKCLGERRQGGPGQAHHQSIHLATKWCLKPEWIHIETRPFSSLCRDTASVVGLGLATHSSFYAQLRHERPGWKQQAVGAGLALAALQGLNDVVQPENIVLWYGLNFLKYASFPWVVVALVPWLVRLLPLTQSRPHSK; this comes from the exons ATGCAAGCTGGGGATGGGTTTAAAGTTGTGCCCGAAGCCACAGCAAGTGCAGCCTTGCAGCTCCTGTGCCCGGTCGTGGGTCCAGGCCCTTCTAACGCTCTCCCCTGTCCTTTCAGCCTGGCCGCCATGGACGCCTTGTACAGCCGCGGAGTCCTGTTTGCCGAGATGCTGCAGACCGGGCCGCCCTGGCTGGAGCGGTTCTGGCTTTCGATGACCTTCCTGGCCGATCCCAAATGTATCTTCGTCGTCTTCTTCCCCCTGGCTTATTTTCTGGACCGGAAGGTTGGGGTGGCAGTGCTGTGGATCGGTTTAGTCTCCGAGTGGCTCAATGTAGTGGCTAAATG GCTCTTGTTTGGTGAACGGCCATTCTGGTGGGTCTATGAATCTGGATTCTCCAGCACGGAAAAAGTCCTGCTTCGCCAGTTCCCTGTCTCCTGTGAAACAGGGCCAG GTAGCCCCTCTGGCCATTGCATGATCACAGGGGCAGCCTTGTGGCCTATCGTCACTGCTCTCACGGCGTTGGCATCCCGACACTCCACTAG CCGGCTGGTGAAGCTAACCCCCTTCCTGGCCTACTTtctcctcctgctggctgtggggctctCGCGCATCTTCATCCTGGCGCACTTCCCCCACCAGGTGCTGGGTGGCATTGTGGCTG GAGCCGCCTTAGGCTGGATGCTGGAGGCCTGCGTCCCAGCAGAGAGGAAGCTGAGTTTCTACCTTGCCACTTCGCTGGCCCTGCTGCTGAGTGCCATTGGGCTGTACTGGAGCATGGTCGCTCTTGGCGTGGACATCGACTG GAGTCCCCACCCTTCCTCTGGGTGCCACACAGCCGATTCTACAGTCATTCCAGCTGAGAGGCAGAATTGCCCAAGAGAGAACGTGCCCAGGGACCGGGATAACACCCACACTCTTGGAAAGTGCCTTGGGGAGCGGCGACAAGGGGGCCCTGGCCAGGCGCACCACCA GTCAATTCACCTGGCCACTAAGTGGTGCCTGAAGCCGGAGTGGATCCACATAGAGACGAGGCCCTTCTCGTCGCTGTGCCGAGACACAGCCTCTGTCGTGGGCCTGGGCCTGGCCACCCACTCCTCCTTCTATGCCCAGCTGAGGCACGAGAGACCCGGCTGGAAGCAGCAAGCCGTGGGCGCTGGCCTGGCCCTCGCTGCCCTTCAGGGCCTGAACGATGTGGTGCAGCCGGAGAACATCGTCCTGTGGTACGGCCTGAACTTTCTGAAATACGCCAGCTTCCCGTGGGTGGTGGTGGCGCTTGTTCCGTGGCTGGTCCGGTTGCTCCCTCTCACGCAGAGCCGGCCACACTCCAAGTAG
- the G6PC3 gene encoding glucose-6-phosphatase 3 isoform X2, which yields MDALYSRGVLFAEMLQTGPPWLERFWLSMTFLADPKCIFVVFFPLAYFLDRKVGVAVLWIGLVSEWLNVVAKWLLFGERPFWWVYESGFSSTEKVLLRQFPVSCETGPGSPSGHCMITGAALWPIVTALTALASRHSTSRLVKLTPFLAYFLLLLAVGLSRIFILAHFPHQVLGGIVAGAALGWMLEACVPAERKLSFYLATSLALLLSAIGLYWSMVALGVDIDWSPHPSSGCHTADSTVIPAERQNCPRENVPRDRDNTHTLGKCLGERRQGGPGQAHHQSIHLATKWCLKPEWIHIETRPFSSLCRDTASVVGLGLATHSSFYAQLRHERPGWKQQAVGAGLALAALQGLNDVVQPENIVLWYGLNFLKYASFPWVVVALVPWLVRLLPLTQSRPHSK from the exons ATGGACGCCTTGTACAGCCGCGGAGTCCTGTTTGCCGAGATGCTGCAGACCGGGCCGCCCTGGCTGGAGCGGTTCTGGCTTTCGATGACCTTCCTGGCCGATCCCAAATGTATCTTCGTCGTCTTCTTCCCCCTGGCTTATTTTCTGGACCGGAAGGTTGGGGTGGCAGTGCTGTGGATCGGTTTAGTCTCCGAGTGGCTCAATGTAGTGGCTAAATG GCTCTTGTTTGGTGAACGGCCATTCTGGTGGGTCTATGAATCTGGATTCTCCAGCACGGAAAAAGTCCTGCTTCGCCAGTTCCCTGTCTCCTGTGAAACAGGGCCAG GTAGCCCCTCTGGCCATTGCATGATCACAGGGGCAGCCTTGTGGCCTATCGTCACTGCTCTCACGGCGTTGGCATCCCGACACTCCACTAG CCGGCTGGTGAAGCTAACCCCCTTCCTGGCCTACTTtctcctcctgctggctgtggggctctCGCGCATCTTCATCCTGGCGCACTTCCCCCACCAGGTGCTGGGTGGCATTGTGGCTG GAGCCGCCTTAGGCTGGATGCTGGAGGCCTGCGTCCCAGCAGAGAGGAAGCTGAGTTTCTACCTTGCCACTTCGCTGGCCCTGCTGCTGAGTGCCATTGGGCTGTACTGGAGCATGGTCGCTCTTGGCGTGGACATCGACTG GAGTCCCCACCCTTCCTCTGGGTGCCACACAGCCGATTCTACAGTCATTCCAGCTGAGAGGCAGAATTGCCCAAGAGAGAACGTGCCCAGGGACCGGGATAACACCCACACTCTTGGAAAGTGCCTTGGGGAGCGGCGACAAGGGGGCCCTGGCCAGGCGCACCACCA GTCAATTCACCTGGCCACTAAGTGGTGCCTGAAGCCGGAGTGGATCCACATAGAGACGAGGCCCTTCTCGTCGCTGTGCCGAGACACAGCCTCTGTCGTGGGCCTGGGCCTGGCCACCCACTCCTCCTTCTATGCCCAGCTGAGGCACGAGAGACCCGGCTGGAAGCAGCAAGCCGTGGGCGCTGGCCTGGCCCTCGCTGCCCTTCAGGGCCTGAACGATGTGGTGCAGCCGGAGAACATCGTCCTGTGGTACGGCCTGAACTTTCTGAAATACGCCAGCTTCCCGTGGGTGGTGGTGGCGCTTGTTCCGTGGCTGGTCCGGTTGCTCCCTCTCACGCAGAGCCGGCCACACTCCAAGTAG